The Lacerta agilis isolate rLacAgi1 chromosome 16, rLacAgi1.pri, whole genome shotgun sequence genomic sequence GAGATAATACAGAATGGAGAGATGGGTGGAGCAGATAGACAAGGCTACTGAAAGACAAACTCATCCCCTTACCAGTCTGCCAAGCCTTCTGGTTCAGCTGTAGCTCGCTTGAGACAGATTATGTCATCAATAATTTCTTCAGTAAGTAGATCTAGGGTGTGAAGAGGAAACGGCAATATTATGTACTGTACAATAATATACCGTTGACCAGGGCTATCTcgccataggggctgggtggcgcaccgcgccaggccccccaggggtgcccccgcgagcccgccaccATACCgggagccccctccccaacccgcccctgcccccacgggcgggtgaGCGGGCGCTtgtgcgccggcgggcgggctgcaagccggccgccctccggagccccagctggagcgctgcgaagggcgcacaaagccccgcgccgctccagcgccatgcccctcatcccccgctcgcccacccccccccccgagggacaaccagcgcgggagggaggcaggcgggcggagaggcggcatgccgggggcgccgagggatcgccacgccacggcggccgatccctctaagacggccctgctgttGACATCTGTGTATCTTGAGAgataatggagtgtgcctctgggggtgaagtcaaatcgctATGTTAGCagtaccaaagtgacctccccagggtgcaagacaggcagtgtgcatggaagtcctgagctgcccagatgacaagacccccctcttggccttgctgatgtggtccaaaggaaagcagagcaatatgtttggcactagcttggctgcaggagttgccggaaggaggcacacaaggcaccatccaactgccttagggactccattccggATTTATGCAGGGTTTACTCCCTAGCCtattcttctcctgaagatatcccgcaaggcagcagagatttaggaccagagttttccttctcctagatgagctacttTCCCAAGTTGACGAGCCTCAGCTTCCCCTCAGTTCCCTCTACGGCACATGCAAAAACttccttcttgaccgttggaccctcTAATGGTCTCATTAATACACACTGAGATAAATATtgttaaataattatttatactgAGCTATCTGCATGCAGCAGTTTCAGCAGAGTGCAAAAGGCCAGATTGAAACAGGTTGTGTGCAAGTTggtcctatcattaggcagagtgatgcAGTTGCTTCAAGAGGCAAATACCCAACaagcattttgctttctttttgagAAGATTGAGGAGTGTTTGGGGCTTGCGGGGGTGTACTTTGATGCCAGTGACAATTTCTTTTGATTTCCAAACGTGCCCCTGTGTCCCCAAAGGTCGGTGACCCTGGCCTAGTGAAAGGGCAAGCGGAGAAAGGGAAATGAGTGTTTGGTGGTTGGGTGGCTAAAACAAGAGAGTTGTAAACAGCCTGTGGTCCAGAGGAAGAGATGGCCAGAGGAAGGAGTCTTGGAGAGGAAGGCAAACAGGGAAAGCAAAGAGGGGAAGAGCTGTtaaagagaggaggaaggggaaagttctCATATGGATCTGAAAGCAAAACCCAGATCTCTAGTTACAGGCCCCTATTAATAATATAACAGTGTTTCTGTGGCCGGTTTCCAAAGTGTACAAAGCACTTTAAATACATTAGCTCAGTAATCATTACAACAATTATTTAAAGCAGATTTCATTTACTCAGTTAATACATGGGACTCGACTACACTCATCAATTATATTGTTATAACTGCTTTATAAACATGTGACACCggatggtgctgtagagctgtAGATTCGTCGCCAATGGGGTTTTCCATTAAAGAGTGTTCATAACATGGTTTtttctgcagtgttttttttatgTGTATAGATCCAGCCTGGGTCAGACTataattttatcttattttattttattttctgccaaGTACAATATTGTCTATTCTGACCGGCAGAGGTTTCCCAGGAACTTTAACAGAGACTCTTTCCCACCACAGAAGCATGAGAAGAGCATTGCTGAATCAGGCCataggcccatcttgtccagcatcctgttcttacggtggctgaccagatgcattTGGGAAGCCTCCAAGCTGGATTTGactgcaacagcattctccccacttgtgattatCACCAACAGGTGTTTAGAAACACACTGTCTACAACAATGGATGTAGAACATGGTCATCACAGCTAGTAATCATTGACAGCCTTACATTCCATGCATTGTTCAACAGCAGAACAGATTCTCACAAGAgctggtagactctccttccttggaggttttaaagcagaggttggaggaccatctgtcatgtatgatctagcttagattcctgcattgtaggggggttggactagttgacccctgggggtcccttccaactctgcgaggGACAGGGATCTGTCCTACATCTTCtgctgtgaagacagatgcaaaaaaTACATTCTGCTTCCCTGAAATCTCTTTATCCTCCTTTAGCACGCCTCTGATTTCCTTGTTGTCCAAAAGTTCAACTGCTTCCTTAGGTTTATGTTTCCAGCAACGGGCTCATCCAATTCTGTTTGGGTCTCCCTTGGTATCTGCTTGCACTTATCTTGCCAAGGTTTGTACTCCTTTTGTTCTTTTCAATTGGACAAtacttcccttttcttccttcttgaCTCTAATACTCTCCTTGACTCTGCTCCTTAACCACGTTGCATCCCCTTGGGCCTAGTGATCTGCAATATACATTATAGCGCAGCATCTCTTACGGTGGTTTTGAACAACCCCCAAGCAGGCAGTTCCAcacgatacatttaaagcatattcaacacCCATCTAAagtacatggcttcccccaaagaattctgggaactgtagtttgttatcgTTGCtaagaactgtagttctgtgaaggggaaatgcaattccgagggccttccggtggttcccacactgcgaaaagtgaagctacagggaaccaggcagagggccttctcagtagtggcgcccaccctgtggaatgccctttggtcagatgttaaggagatgagtaattaaaTAACAtgtaggaaacatctgaaggcagccctgtaaagggaagcTTTATAAGGattaatgttttactgtgtttctatatatgctggaagccgcccatagtggctggggcaacccagtcagaagggtgaggtattattattattattattattattattattattattcgcaggatcttttgggggaagccatgcgcAGTGAATGTGGATTTGCCCCTTTTCCCAGAAATTAGACCCTGCTGTTACAGCCTGATCCTTACTTAATATGCCAGGGATCTTTACACAGGACCTTCAACATGTAATGTCTATGTCTCTCCAGCACTGGACTATGATCCCACCCTAAAAATCCATGCAGTCTCTTAattgagtcaaaacaaaatagaaaattctttccagtagcaccttagagaccaactgagtttgttcttggtatgagctttcgtgtgcatgcacacttcttcagatacatgcacacgaaagctcataccaagaacaaactcagttggtctctaaggtgctactggaaagaattttctattttgttttgactatggcagaccaacacggctacccacctcttAATTGAGTGACAGCCACTACACTACCCTGATTTTCGATGGCTGCTGTTGCAGATGTGGCTATCTAGCAACTTCTCAGAAAACCGAGAGACAATGTCTGCTGGGGATTGGAAGACTGCAGCAGAGCTGGTTAGGAGTGTTCTCTGCAAAGGCATCCCTGAGCAGGATCATTGGTTTTAAATAATTTGAGAGTTTCACTTACAATTAAGAGGCatacaaattctgttaaataGATTTGCCAGTCCGGACTACGGGCTTGCTGTGCCCAGCATGGAGGATGCACCATAACCCAGGCACTCCACCCCTGCCTTCTTGCAATGACACTTACCAAAGCAAGATAAGCTGCACAGGTTTTTTGATTGAGTGTGTCGGTCAGCACACCAGGAGCGACTGTTGATCTGGAAGATGCCGTATTCGGAGCTGCCATCTGAGTTATGCATCACAGTTTCTGTGTTGAAGCCACTTGCAAAGTACGCCAAGCAGATCCCTAAGATGGACAGGTTAACTACttttccccccagaaagaagTTGTTAGGAAAGCAGATTTTATCAGAGATGAAATTTGTCTCAAGGAAAATGTGAGTGGGCTTTCCCTCACTGAACTGAGTTCTGGCTCCTCTCAGGTGCACGCCATTGTTATTATAAGTGAACCagggacctctttttctaggaaaatagcactggataaaaTTATAGGACAATTATTCTTCAAAAGTCACACCTTAAAAATTTTGAGATGCAATTTCCCAACCAACCActgtctttaaaaaatgcatatattaaggggaagggtacataaaaatgtatacattggtgaaaatgatatacagtataAAATACTTGTGTTGAGGagaattgcttttaaaatgtgcatattagtcaaagctgcatacaaaaatatgtatatcaggagaaattcaagCTAAAATAGGGATGAATCTTTATGAAGATTTTGGTGCAGAATTTAGGAGTGGAAAGCTGAGTGAAACTGAaattgttctgaagaagtgtgcatgcacacgaaagctcataccaataacaaacttagttggtctctaaggtgctactggaaggaatttttttttaattttttttgaaattgaCAGAATCACTCATCCCTAGCTGTTCTGCAGGCAAACATGCTAGCGGAAGAGATACGTTTTGAAAAGAATCTTGGGATTAGCGGGATGCGTTCTGCACACTCACAGTGTCAACATGCAAGCTTGGAATCTCACTTATGGCAAAGGATTTGACATTTTTTTGATACTGATCTTCAATCTGATACTAGGTTTCCAGCCCGCATGAGCACAGAGAAAAATATaatcaataatttaaaaaatagttatCTCCCAATTTGTTTGTGGACGATTGGGAGAGATAGTACGGTTAAGTGGATGGATAGAAAATAGTAGCCTTTACTATAGGGACAGGAAACAAGAAAGGGCATTAGATTCCTACCCTGTACCCAACAAAAGCTCTTCCCAGCTCCCCATTGGCTTCTAGGTGTTACCAGAAGATGCAAGGCACTTTGAATTTCTGCTAcctgccacccaccccacaacctGCAACCAAATTCTGCAGTGTGTGCTACCAGAGTGCACTGGCATTCTCACAGCTCAAAGTAAACTTCGTTCTGCATTTCGCAGTAGCTTAGTACATTTCACTGTAGTGAAACATCTAATGGGGCATGGGAGACACTGAAGGAATCCCTTCTAATTTGAATCATTTCTTCAATGGACAATAATAACATAGCATCATTATACTACTAGCAATTGCATGGTAGTGCAACAGAAATAATCACCACCATCTATGTAATGCTGTGAAATTCCCAAAGCTGTGCCCATTTACTTGTGCCATAGCCTTTTGGTTGGACTATTGTTGTATATTCTGTAAAACTGCCCAGGAGACAGTAAATTATGCTGGTGAAGAGAGAAGGAAATTCCCCTTGCtccttggggggcgggggaaagaTGCAAGGAGGTGTTAAAGAAAATTAGAAAGGGAGATAAAaggttaatatttattattttgttaacaTATAAATAAACTAGGAGTAGAAAGGAAGGAGGACGCtgttagaggaggaggaagtgagtgtaaaaagaggagaggaggggtgaAAGGTGTGAGAGATAAAGTACAAGTTGGATAtgaaaggagaaagggagaagaaattacAGGAGATGGGTAAAAATACAATctgaggcatggggggggggatataaaagAAAAGGGCTCCTCTACAGAAGCCAAGGATCAGCAAATTCTGCAGAAAATGAGGCTGGTTCATAAGATGCACAGAGCAAATGTCTGTATTCAGGTTAGCGAAAACAACACAGCTGTGGAACTTCTTGCCACAATAAAAAATCTGTGGCAAACAATTCAGCAATTTCCAAAGATAGAATATTCAATGGCCAGTTGATTATGCAAACTCTGCCTCCATCTTCTACTATTTTGTGtctggctccacccccccccccatgtcaccaTTTTGTGGCTGGTGGGCCTCAGTAATTTTCAGTCATTTCAAGTGGGCCCTTACGGTAGAAAGTCTGAGAAGCATTCCAAAGCATAACATCCATGGTTGTTTTCttcaaagtggatttgttgctctagtacaggcatggccaaacttggccctccagatgttttgggactacaattcccatcatccctgaccagtggtcttgttagctagggatgatggggagttgcaatcccaaaacatctggaggtccaagtttggccatgcctgtactagagcaacagagtgctttaatctACTTTTAATGCAGAAACCTGTAATTCCAGCGTGCACTTGAAACCCGTCTGCAAAATACTGAGTCTGgaggctagggttgccatatttcaaaaaataaaaaccaggacacc encodes the following:
- the LOC117060913 gene encoding sperm acrosome membrane-associated protein 3-like isoform X3, translated to MKALLLLPLMACLVVKVRSKIYSRCELAQTLKRWGMDGHEGYSLANWICLAYFASGFNTETVMHNSDGSSEYGIFQINSRSWCADRHTQSKNLCSLSCFDLLTEEIIDDIICLKRATAEPEGLADWYGWRDHCRGRDLSYWVAACNL